A portion of the Candidatus Pristimantibacillus lignocellulolyticus genome contains these proteins:
- a CDS encoding response regulator transcription factor — protein sequence MISKLDNSPSDSSKIKIVLADDHQLFREGLKRILNMEDDIEVIGECGDGIQVLEFCNHTLPDIVLMDINMPIETGVVTTERLKDLFPDVKVIILSIHDDESYVFESLRKGATGYLLKDMGAEALVNAIRSVSQGYSYIHPKVTGKLINQLRRMTYLDEIGVAANQTIDIGATYIPLEESPLTRREAEVLRLMAEGKSNKMIGEHLFISEKTVKNHVSSILQKMEVDDRTQAVINSIKFGWVTL from the coding sequence ATGATAAGTAAGCTAGATAACAGTCCATCCGATAGTTCAAAAATTAAAATCGTGTTAGCAGATGATCATCAATTATTTCGTGAAGGCTTAAAACGTATTCTAAATATGGAAGACGACATTGAAGTAATCGGAGAATGTGGAGATGGCATACAAGTTTTAGAGTTTTGCAATCATACATTACCTGACATCGTACTGATGGATATCAATATGCCTATCGAGACGGGAGTAGTTACAACCGAAAGGTTAAAGGACTTATTTCCAGATGTAAAGGTCATTATATTATCGATTCATGATGATGAAAGCTATGTGTTTGAATCATTAAGAAAAGGTGCCACTGGTTATTTACTGAAGGACATGGGAGCAGAGGCATTAGTTAATGCGATCCGTTCTGTTTCGCAAGGTTATTCTTATATTCATCCTAAAGTAACAGGCAAACTAATTAATCAATTGCGTCGCATGACATATTTAGATGAAATAGGCGTGGCAGCTAATCAAACGATTGATATTGGAGCGACATATATTCCATTAGAAGAAAGTCCGCTTACACGTCGTGAAGCAGAAGTACTACGCTTAATGGCTGAAGGTAAGAGCAATAAGATGATTGGTGAGCATTTGTTTATTAGTGAAAAAACAGTGAAAAACCATGTTAGTAGTATTTTGCAAAAAATGGAAGTTGATGATCGCACACAAGCAGTAATTAACTCCATTAAATTTGGTTGGGTTACACTCTAA